The following proteins are encoded in a genomic region of Labeo rohita strain BAU-BD-2019 chromosome 5, IGBB_LRoh.1.0, whole genome shotgun sequence:
- the fzd9a gene encoding frizzled-9: protein MSCCIKIVIVLFQLMIAGSTLEIGAYDLERDRPAKCEPITIPMCQGIGYNMTRMPNFMNYESQEEASITLNEFASLVEYGCDVHLRFFLCSLFVPMCADQVSTTIPACRPMCEQARQRCSPIMEKFSFGWPDSLDCSKLPTNNDPKALCIEAPENDTQPETKKGEGMLPVHPRPWKPTAESGRTSSGSRSCDNPEKFQYVDKSESCAPRCTPTVDVYWSRQDKDFAFIWMVVWSTLCFVSTAFTVLTFLLDPQRFQYPERPIIFLSMCYNVYSVAFIIRSVAGAENIACDRENGELYIIREGLESTGCTIVFLILYYFGMASSIWWVILTLTWFLAAGRKWGHEAIEAHSSYFHMAAWGIPAVKTIVILTMRKVAGDELTGLCYVGSMDSNALTGFVLIPLSCYLIVGTSFILTGFVALFHIRKIMKTGGTNTAKLEKLMVKIGVFSILYTVPATIVIICYFYERLNMEYWKFKALENKCVSFPGRRSEDCTLDSSVPTVAVFMLKIFMSLVVGITSGVWVWSSKTLQTWQGLCNRRLAVQASRKPCSSVSCSNSHCHYKAPAVTLHMNKTDMYTDSPTHV, encoded by the coding sequence ATGTCCTGTTGTATAAAGATCGTGATTGTACTTTTCCAGCTTATGATTGCTGGATCTACACTGGAGATTGGAGCGTATGATTTGGAGCGTGACCGTCCGGCAAAATGTGAACCCATCACCATTCCCATGTGCCAGGGAATCGGCTACAACATGACACGGATGCCCAACTTCATGAATTACGAAAGCCAAGAGGAAGCTAGCATTACACTAAACGAATTTGCTTCTCTGGTGGAGTACGGGTGTGATGTCCACCTGCGATTTTTCCTGTGCTCTCTTTTTGTGCCGATGTGCGCTGATCAAGTGTCCACCACTATCCCGGCATGCCGTCCTATGTGTGAACAGGCAAGACAGAGGTGTTCACCTATAATggaaaaattcagttttggcTGGCCGGACTCATTGGATTGCTCAAAGCTGCCGACCAACAATGACCCGAAAGCACTGTGCATCGAAGCTCCAGAAAATGACACTCAACCTGAAACTAAGAAAGGTGAGGGAATGCTGCCGGTACATCCGAGGCCCTGGAAACCCACAGCAGAGAGTGGACGTACCTCAAGCGGCTCGCGGTCCTGTGATAACCCGGAGAAGTTTCAGTACGTGGACAAGAGCGAGTCATGCGCACCTCGTTGCACTCCTACGGTGGATGTTTACTGGTCTAGGCAAGATAAGGACTTTGCGTTCATTTGGATGGTGGTGTGGTCAACACTTTGCTTTGTGTCTACAGCATTCACAGTTCTTACCTTCCTCCTCGATCCCCAACGCTTCCAGTATCCAGAGCGTCCCATCATCTTCCTCTCCATGTGTTACAATGTCTACTCGGTGGCCTTCATCATCCGCTCAGTGGCTGGGGCTGAGAATATTGCCTGCGATCGGGAAAACGGAGAGCTTTACATTATCCGGGAGGGTTTGGAGAGCACAGGCTGCACCATAGTGTTTCTCATCCTCTACTATTTTGGCATGGCCAGCTCCATCTGGTGGGTCATCCTCACCCTCACCTGGTTTCTCGCAGCGGGACGGAAATGGGGCCACGAGGCTATTGAGGCGCACAGTAGCTACTTTCACATGGCCGCCTGGGGTATTCCTGCGGTGAAGACCATAGTCATCCTCACTATGAGGAAGGTGGCTGGGGACGAGCTGACAGGATTGTGTTATGTGGGCAGCATGGACAGTAATGCTCTCACTGGCTTTGTCTTGATCCCTCTTTCCTGTTATCTCATTGTTGGGACTTCTTTCATCCTCACGGGGTTCGTCGCGCTCTTTCACATCCGCAAAATCATGAAAACCGGTGGCACCAACACAGCGAAACTGGAGAAGCTCATGGTTAAGATTGGAGTCTTTTCCATTCTCTACACAGTGCCTGCAACTATTGTCATCATATGCTATTTCTATGAAAGACTCAATATGGAATACTGGAAGTTCAAAGCTCTGGAAAACAAGTGCGTGTCCTTCCCTGGTCGCAGGAGCGAGGATTGCACACTGGACTCATCAGTTCCTACAGTAGCTGTGTTCATGCTGAAAATTTTTATGTCTTTAGTGGTAGGCATCACTAGTGGGGTTTGGGTATGGAGCTCAAAGACACTTCAGACCTGGCAAGGGTTGTGCAACAGGAGGTTGGCCGTGCAAGCGAGCCGCAAGCCCTGCTCCAGTGTCAGCTGCAGCAACTCCCACTGTCATTACAAGGCACCGGCTGTGACACTTCACATGAATAAAACGGACATGTACACAGACAGTCCCACACATGTTTGA